The Syngnathoides biaculeatus isolate LvHL_M chromosome 1, ASM1980259v1, whole genome shotgun sequence region cctcacaatacatttttaccCGGAGGAAATCATGGAAAGAATCTGTTCCTGGGCACAACTGTCACCGAGAACCAGTCACTCAACAAAACTGGAGCGAGGTACAGGGTGGCCACatacaagggggaaaaaaaaaataaaaaataaaggaaaaaaaatgctggaaatCAAAATTCAACCAAACGCATTTTAACGATGTTAATTCTCCTACTTTATGTAACACAAATGCCGAGTTCATCACTTTCATAATTAGTGCATCGGTACATTAAAAATGCAAAGACTGTGTGGGtggccacaaaaaaagcaaaaaaaaaaaaaaaaaaacattgcgccACTTGAGTTCCCCCGTGTGGTTAGGGAAATGCTCCCCACCTGACAAGTGTCGGGTTCAAATCCACATTAAATATTAATCATGCGTCTCAATGACCGGGGGTTCAAATGGTTACCAAGCGACCACGCAACAACAAGGCCGTAACCCAGATGATGGCACATTTGCATAgagatttatgaaaaaaaaaaaaaagctaatttataAGAAGAGGTCCTTTCGTTCCAAGCAGTGAGGTTTATCTTAACAACACGGCCGTTAAATAATTGCGTGAGCTGACAAAAGAGTGAAACAGTGCGACTGGCTTCATTTGATCACAAGGGAGGGACACGTTGTCAGCCATCTGTTTGCTTCATTAGCAGAACATTACACCAGGCGCACTCTGACCCACATGCGCAACTTCACCAGCGTGCTCTTTGCTAATTGGGAACTGTCAAATGattagttccatttttttttaagcgacaGTTAAACTATCGGACATTTTTCCCTTTTACGCACAACACTATAATGGCATAAATTGATTGAATGGCATAATTTAAAATGGAACGAATATCCCATACAATGTCAGAAATTCAGATTTGTGCTTTGCTAGCAGCTAAATTTGAGCATCTAGCATGGAATAATATAACATGTCAACATCATAGTGCCAAAACTCGCCTAGTGTCAGGATGTTGTGCCTATCTAACGGCTTAATTATCTTAGCGTGCTAATTTCTTGGCACAAAAGCATTGAGGATGTGTCTTCACAACTATTTTTAGTAGTTCTAAACAGTCTTCACCTTTAAATACCCTACTTGctttgcagggaaaaaaaagaattcagagcACAAAAGCATCTCGCAAACTAGGTAGCTTAACGGTACGGGTATGCAATGATGAATTAGAAGTGTTGCCTTTTCCAAGGTATAAATACGCATGGTGATGATGAAAACTTTTCTATGTGGAATTAATATCAAGCCTTGTGTTTAAAAGCAAAAGAACTATCCTGCTTTCAGGATTGTCGGCTATGCAAACAGCTAACTCGGCTAAATGCGGTATTTTGTTAGCATCAAAGAATTTAGGATGCCTCTCAAATGGCTGTTGGTATCAAGATTGAGCTAGCTATCTTAAAAATAAGactaaatgtatatatttggttttttttacataGCTGTGTCAAATAATACTAATTATATCAGTGACGAGTATCGAAAAAGTTTAGTACAAAACATCGGACTCACTACCTCCCACTTTCAGACTTTTGTGCTAAGCTAACAGCTCAGACTTGCTTCCCCCCAAAAACGTCAATGTTTTGAGCTAACAGCTAAATCCCGCTGGCTTCACAAATACAGCAAATCAAGCATTTTATGTCTAAATTTTATATCACCTGACCTGCCTCCATTTTTTAACCGTCAAGACTTTTGTGCCAGTACAACAGCAATTATGCTCGTCTTGAGttttcccagctatcattggattttttattatagctactgtaaataaaataaatgtataccTTTAAACTATTGCTGGTCTCATATCCAAGGGTGGTTTTACTTTCGTGGGATGCTTCATTCTCATTGGTGCTGATGGGAGAGGAACAGACGAATGGGGTTACACTAGGATGGATTAAATGATCCGAGTCTGATGCCAATGTTTTTGCAGACTTACTTACCCTTCTTTCCCACCATTGTAAATCGCGTGCTTGGCTCGGGCCTTCTCCCCGCCACCGTCGACTCGCGTCCTCGGTGGGATCGCCTTGAAAGGGGGAAGACGAGAAGTATATGCTAATCTGTTGACAAGTAAAACCGTCCCGACCTTGCTGAACCTTACGGGTTTTTGAGCGATGACTGGAGATGTCTCCTTCGGGCCGTACTTCGCCTGTGATGCGAAACCCGTCTGTAGGCCCTCGCGAGATGCGGGTTCACGATTTGACAAGTCGGAGGACAGAGGTGAAGCGTAAGGATTGAAGGTCGGCGCAGGCAGTGAGGGGCTGGAAGTCTCCTTCCGAGCGTCCAAGCTTTTAGATCGCTTGCGTTCTTCAAACTTGAGCTGCTGTCTGGCGCCGCTTCGGCCCCGGGTCTGGGGAGAGCCAGCCGGGGTTCTATTGTTGAATTTACTGATGAGCTTGTTGATCGGAGCGAGGGAGTTGGTGTCGATTGGTTTCTCGTCTGTCAGGACAGAGGAATCCGTAGGAGATTCTGGAACCTGCTGGGTGCCGTATTTTGAAGGGGACCCtgcaaaactgttttgtttgaatttccTAGGTCTGGCAACGCTCACCTTGACTGGTTTCAACCCAGCTTCATTGTACTCTTCCTGACTAGTGCAGTCCCAGTCTCTCTGTTCTTCACTTGTAGCTGCTTTGACTTGGGGTTCCGCAGTCCTCGCCTCCTCATCCCCGTGACTCCCCGCCTGACCATCCCCTGGTGGTCTTCTCAGGGGGCTGTGGTAGATTTCCCCATCCTCGTCCTCAGGGGTGTGTGTATTACTCACGCTGGCGCTGTGAGGGTTTGTGAACTCCGCTGCGCCGTTGCTTTTGGGAGCATTCTTGTATGGCGATGAGGGCGGCGCGGGGCTGGCAGCCGGTGTATTGAGCTGAACGCCATACGAGTCGCCCTTGGCGCTGTCGTTCAGAACCACATACGGTTGCCCGGAGATCCCTTGAACACGCACTGCCACGCCGTATTTGCTAGCGGGATTGGGTGAGGGGGCATTACTTCCTCTGGGCTTGTCTAGAGCTGCCCCGCCCGTGTCTTGGAGGTCCTTGATGAATCGGATCTGAACACCGTAGTCCACTAGGGGCTTCTTCTCGGCGGATAAGGTGCTCATGTCCACTTCCTAGTTGGTGCACAGGTAGCCTGGTcgaaaaaggaaatgcaaatCCAGTGAATTATCGGTGTTTTGGATCACACCGGGTGCTAGAACCTAACCTATCTTTGGTTGCAAGGAGCTATAAGCTAAACCAGttgacttcaggcgaaaggcagactacatcatgaactgctcgccagtcaGACCAAACAACTCCAATGAGCTGGAAATGATTCCAGTCAGGGTACACACCGGTCAGCCATGTGAACCGATAAGACTGACATCCATTTATACTGTTTAGAGTTTCAGGCATTTAGAGGCTGATGTAATCTTCCTTTACTTCTTTAGACGTCACACTTGTTGAGATAAAGAAAAACACTTCTTATTGTGGACAAGGACTCCATTTTGACCAGATTAATCAACCATCAATCAATTCCACAAAACTGACCATGGAACCAGTAGCCCCACAATGAAAAATGGTATTATCAATGGTTAACCCTGCCATGTGGGAGTGGCCTGACATCCCAACGCCATTATCCCTCCAATAATAAGAGTTCAGTTGCTCTAGAGTCATCTATGTCTCTTAAATCCTGGCAAATAtgtcagctttgtgttcaaataaacaaGCTCAGACACCAAAATAAGTAAACTTGTGAGAAAATCGAGatgatcattatttcagtatattttaaacactttttgtgatatttttgtttggtgatgtACCATacaattttcccaaaaataaaataagtgccttggctcaataaaggttggagaACAGTGTGCCAAAATATAGGTGCAAATTCCATCTTAGCGGGATTGTTTTGCGCTCATGTCTGGATCACATTCGCCGACACCGAGCGTGTTGTGAACACCAAACCACACACCAAAACAACCTTGATTTCGGTGAACGCTCGCTCCTGTAACCATAACAAACAcacaccaccaaacacaagTGCTGTTTAGATAAGGAACTTGTTTCTCGTACTCCAGCAGTCCAGAGACACGCTTACTCCGCCTAAGAAGCTTTTAAGACTTTCACGAGATTTGCTTCACATCAATAATGACATTAATGAGGCTTCTGCACCGCAGGAGcttgaaagaacaaaaaaaatttaaaaaaaacttccgCTTTACTCCTGCCAACAACcgtcgtgtttttgttttctagcatgactggctggcaaacagACAGCACTCCTTGACATGttaaagaataatgaaaaaggAACAAGAGCGCATCAAGGACGGGGGAATACTCATCACGATTGTTCGGGCTCTGCAGagcggaaaacaaaaaaaaaaaaaaaaaaaaaagggggggggggtctatgtCCGTAATGGGCCTCCCCTTGGTCTTTGCCAGACTGTTATCCAAGGAGTCACTCAGGCAGAGCATGTTGACTTTGAGTGGCGGTAGCGGGGCAGAGGGCAAGTATTCTCATCCTCGCTCAACAAAGACGAAACATCAGAAAAATGGAACGCCTGTCAGAATTTGGCCACAATTATTAGTGGAACAGTAACACCTACCCACCTATGGCTCAAGTAAAACTAAGAACTAGATTTGTGTAAAAAGCAAGTCATATAATCAAGGTCACTTTTGTCATCGCCAAGGTTGCGTCGGGCTTTTGTTGTTTATAACATTAGCAACAACTCACGTTTACAATTGTATGACAGGACTGTTGAAACAGTTCAACTGTGGAAAAGATTTGGTCAATTTTGGCAAATTTATGGAATGAAAAGAACATCGGAACAAATTGGCATCACAAGAAATGACTGTACGTCATGCAGGCCTTTTGTCCTGGCTAGTCGATACAATATGGCTAAAACGACAATAATTCGGATAATAAAACAAGTACAGCATGTACGATATGTCAAAAAAGTCTAACTTTCAAAATAGTTTGTCACTTCTATCAGTCCCTACAAGTATGATTAGCAGAGGTTAATTTAGATTTCCACACAAgaggacaagccaaaaagatAATGATGAAGATAagttgtgtaaaaatgttactCGTGAAGGTTGacagtacaacaaatttgttaCATTTGTTCAATTGTTTTCACGGTAAACTTCCTTACTTTATATCGGCTAAtgaattccatttaaaaaaatgttcttctttACAGCTAATGAGGTTTTATGACGGTGACAGATGAACCACCGAACAGGTTATCTTAATCTccgatgggaaaaaaattgatttggaCTTCAGAGGCTCCATCTGACACACAAACGCGGTCCTCGACAGCAATTTAAGTGTAACCTCCACTAACTGACCAGTTATAGTGTAACACGCATTGCCTTGGGAATGAAAGTCAGCCTTTGTTTCACTcactcccacaaaaaaaaaaaaaaaaaattctcggaTTCCAGACAGTCCCTTAACACCCAGCGTGGCGCTCGCTTTGCCTTAGGATAGAATATGGAGTGATTAAGAGGACGCGGCAGCCGCCGAGATGTACTGCAACCTCACAAGTGGGAAGGAAGGATGGGTGGATTAAGAGAAGCAAAGTCTGCTTCTGTTTCGTGATGGACTACCAAGAAAACCACAACAACTGCGCGGAGCGAGGCGGGAATGTTGACTAACAGGCCAAGCTGTCCCCTCGCTTCCTTCTTGGAAGCTTCGACTTTCTATTTGCCTGTACTTTCATATTCCTTCCAGGGGTGAGAAAGACAAGATGATGATGAAATGACAGCATTATTGCCATCGAGGGAGTTCTAATCAATTGCGATGTTTGGATGatttgttatatatatttcaatAGAATTGGATTATGTGCATCAATAATGAAGTTGAATGAAAGCAGTTGCATGTCAAATAAACATTACAAAATACATGCATCTTTTCCCAAGCACAATGATTACAACCCAATTAACAAAATGACACCCAGCGTTGTTTATATTTTGCGGCCTGTctaattaaaattaataatgCCACATTGGACAAAGCTATCATTGCTTATAATATATTCCTTTGGTGTTTGCGTTGGTGGGGGCTCACTTCATGCAAAAACACCAACATGCTAATTGGTGTTCATTAAAATCACCTCAAAGTGAACCAAATTAAGCACCTCCTTgtttaaagacttttttttttttccagggttagggttatttgTAGCGGCGCGAGCACATCAAAGCATCGAAAATAACATTGATAATGAAGCACGCAGAGAATTAAAGCGTGTTTTTCGTTCTGTTCTGCTGAGGGACGGTTGCGTCACACCCACCTGTCCAGTCAATCGGGATCCGTGCACGTCGAAACCGCAAGGGAGAGAAGTAAACATTGATTAAGTCCCGTCGCAACCCATTTAAAGATTAGGGCTGCTGTAATAACATCGCTTATCCCAGTTTACGCAACGCGCAGGGATCCAATTAAAAGCAGGgaccattttgttttgctttttgtttatatatatatgcgccTCTAAACTACGCGGTGATAATACGACGAAAATTAACTTCAAATGACATACTTTGTGCATTGATTAAGAGTAAATTTACCTGCCCGGAAATCTCCTGAAACGTCGCGGAGGGATGAGCGGCTGGGGGGGGATATCGGCGCCTCCTGCTCCTTCTGGCTGCCGGAGCAACCTGTTGCCAAACACGCCTGCTATTCTGGCCACGCCCCCCAAGACACACTACTGGCCAGAGCTGCGGAAGAGGGCGTGGACTGCCAGCTCCCCTTTTTTAAGTCCACCAGAATCCTGGTTCTGTTTCACAAGTGATGATGTTTTAGTgcacaaaaataacattaaaaacattgaatttgTCATTATAGTGCTCATACTCACCAGTATATTTTCAATGAGGCCTGAAAATACGATTTTAGTCATTGGCGGCATAAAAGACACAGTAATTACGTCACTTAAAATTTAATATAAACCTTAGAAGACATGTGAAAATAAtcgcaaaatacaaaaaaaaaaaaaaaacaacctcgaCTTTACTTCAACTTTCAACACTTCGCCCCACACACCCACTCCCACCccggttttttttctccccccaaccAGATGTTATGCCTCCGGCTGTCACTAGAAGGCGCCAGAGCACCGTACAAATATCAGCTGGTACAAACGACTCCCGAGTCCAGAATCAAGACAATATAATGAATAAAGGCAACTTGGACATTGAATCATGAAGGGGACAATACCATGAAACGTAAttttccgcttttttttttttttgtcacgtggtgtccccggaaaaaaaacattaccaacACATATACTGCATTGTTTGATCCGCCAACTTTTTCccaataccatctgaaaagcaCTGCGTTTACAattcagagacaaaattcctGACTTGAATGTCTTCCTTTATAAAAACAATTTGCCTTCAccagtctgcttttttttttttgtttgttttgtttttaaatgctgatATCTACAATGGTTTCGACTGAATGAGGTATGAAGGAACACAACCCGTAAGCCCCGCTTGCTTCTGCTTTTGGACTCAACGCGACTGGAATACAGCAACTGTTTCATGTCCTGATGACAGGGTGATGATTAAAAATGACCCTCGACAAGTTCAGGCACTCATTGTGTGACGTGAACAATAAATacatgtcggggggggggggggggactcttgGGCGAGCCCAACTGAACCTTGTATCAATTTTTATTGTGTGGGTGGGGTGGTCAGCAATTCTAAATCAGTGCGGAGCTTGTGTGCCACTCAGGATGTGTGAGGTAGCATGTTGGTGTCAGTGCTGGTTGTCCAAAAAGGTGTCAgttaaacattcaaaaaaaaaaaatttctcttCTTCTGTGGTATTGGGGGCGGCGGCTTTTTTTCACTCAAAGTGCTATTTTTAGATATAAGGATGTCAAGTGATGATTGGGAAGCGAACCAGTAAAGGGCTCatcaagtgtttgtttttttttttaattctttcccAGAATCCTCAGCTCTCGTTGGCGGCCACCAACTGGCCCAGTCCCTGGCGCACAAAAACAGCCTGGATGTCCTTGGTCTTGATGCAGAAGTCACAGGCCCACACGGCGGCGCTCTCCCGGGTCAGTAGCCCGTAGGCCGGTTCTGTCAAGCCCGTGCAATCGCGGTGGAACCAGCGCTGGCAAGAAGCCTCGCACAGGATGGCGTCCTGGTCATCGTGCACCTCCAACATACACAGGCCGCAGGGGAACACCATGCCGGGGCCGCCTAGCTTCCCCGGACCGGAGCCGGGCCCGGTCGAAGGGGCAGAAGGACCGGGGGGCAACGGGGACTGGGTGTTgggggtggaggtggagttggaAGGCGGGTTTGGGTTGTTACTGGGGGTGTTGCTTCCATTGTTGTTGCTCATGTTGTTCTGACCCGAATTGGGGGCAGCGCTGGGCATGGGACCAGCGGTACCGGGGGTGTTGTTCTGCTGGTTGTGAGAGACGGAGCCTGGGGCAGAGTTGGGCGGAGTGgactgttgctgctgctgctgctgggcgGAGTTGTTCGAGTTGGGGGTGTTGGCATTGTTGGAGGGCGGGTGCTGGGGCTGGCCTGATCCGTTCAGGGGGCCGCTGGGAGAGGAGTTGGGATTGGGCTGGGGCTGCACCGAGGGAGGCTGGCCAGGTGTACTACTGACATTGGACTGCTGCATGTCAGGGTGGCCGGTGAAGTCTCCTCCGGGCTGCGATGGACCAGAGTTAGGAGGGGGGCCGGCGCTGTTGTTGTTAGGAGGAGGAGGCCCGTTGGGGTTTAAATTAAGCTGCTGTTGAGGGCCAGATGGAGGTCCACCTCCCCCAAAGTTCTTTCCATCCTCACTGCCAGGTCCCGGTGGGCTGGGACCAGGGTAGGGGCCATCCTGTGAGGTGGGGAATTGTCCTTGAGGAGGCATACCTGGTAAGCCGCCCATCATGTTGCCTCCGGGACCACCGCCCATCCCGCCCATCATGTTCATCCCCTGCCCGGGCCCCATGCCACCCATGGGAGGTATGGGGCCGTGCGGGGGCCCCCTGGGGCCTCCTCCACCAGGTAACGGAGGACTGTTAAACGGGTGCCCACCTTGTCCATGTTGCTGTTGTGGGGGCATGCCAAATCGAGGGTGGGGTGGACCCCCTCCTCCAGGACCCCCCATACTGCCGGGAGACAACATGGGGTTAAAACCTGACCCAGGGTGCATTGGGGGACTAAAGTTTGGTGGTATGTTGAACTGAGACGGGCCCCCGGGAGGGAACCCAccgcctccacctcctcccccACCACCGCTCCCGCCCCCTCCTCCAAAGCCAGGCATCCCCCCAAAACTCAGCTGGTGGTGCGGCGGTCCAGCGTTGGACGGCGGCCCAAACGGCGGTCTGCGTCCTGGTCCAGGTTGTCCTCCGCCTGGTCCTCCCATGAAACCCATGCCGCCGCCGCCCATTCGGCCCGCGCCGCCATAGCCACCGCCTCCTCCCGCACCTGGGCTGGGAAGGAACGGGGCGCCGCCTGGCCCCCCACCTCCACCGGGTCGAGACGGCGGGCCGAAATCGTCGTCAAAAGGGTTGGAGGCCACCAGGTGGTCCACCATGGGCGTGGGAGGGGGTGCAAACTCTGTGAGGTGCGAGAATCCCGCCGCCTAAATTTAACGAGAGGAAAGTGGTATTAGCATATAGCATATGTCATATTTGTCCCTTGTCCATGGTACTTACTCTGTAAGGACATTGATGGTTTTCCATTATAAATAACAGGTAAGCAGAGGTACTGACATTCTTTGAAGTataatttaatccatccattttctttgccgcttatcctcacgagggtggcggggagtgctggagcctatcccagctaccctgaactggtcgccagccaatcgcagggcacatagagacaaacagccgcactcacaatcacacctaggggcaatttagagtgtccaattaatgttgcatgtttttgggatgtgggagggaaccggagtgcctggagaaaacccacgcaggcacggggagaacatgcaaactctacacagttggggcccggatcgaacccgggtcctcagaactgtgaggccaacaatttaccagctgagcacCAGCTATTACaaccaaaattaaaatgacaataaaaactgACTTTGTTTTGTCGTAGGTTACGGAAGTCTCCGTATGTGGGTGCTTCATACAAAACAACACCTGTTGGGCTCGGTCCCCACATTGGTTTGATAAAATTAATTTGTCTGCAATTTATATTTAATGAGTTGTATTGCTAATATCGTACTGAGCAGCCAGGACATTGCCACCACATTTGCAGCCCCCTGTGGTTACATCGTGCACACAAAAACCC contains the following coding sequences:
- the pygo2 gene encoding pygopus homolog 2 isoform X2, giving the protein MKSPEKKKARKSTSQAAGFSHLTEFAPPPTPMVDHLVASNPFDDDFGPPSRPGGGGGPGGAPFLPSPGAGGGGGYGGAGRMGGGGMGFMGGPGGGQPGPGRRPPFGPPSNAGPPHHQLSFGGMPGFGGGGGSGGGGGGGGGGFPPGGPSQFNIPPNFSPPMHPGSGFNPMLSPGSMGGPGGGGPPHPRFGMPPQQQHGQGGHPFNSPPLPGGGGPRGPPHGPIPPMGGMGPGQGMNMMGGMGGGPGGNMMGGLPGMPPQGQFPTSQDGPYPGPSPPGPGSEDGKNFGGGGPPSGPQQQLNLNPNGPPPPNNNSAGPPPNSGPSQPGGDFTGHPDMQQSNVSSTPGQPPSVQPQPNPNSSPSGPLNGSGQPQHPPSNNANTPNSNNSAQQQQQQQSTPPNSAPGSVSHNQQNNTPGTAGPMPSAAPNSGQNNMSNNNGSNTPSNNPNPPSNSTSTPNTQSPLPPGPSAPSTGPGSGPGKLGGPGMVFPCGLCMLEVHDDQDAILCEASCQRWFHRDCTGLTEPAYGLLTRESAAVWACDFCIKTKDIQAVFVRQGLGQLVAANES
- the pygo2 gene encoding pygopus homolog 2 isoform X1; protein product: MAAESGRLLAGHGKRGKASQMKSPEKKKARKSTSQAAGFSHLTEFAPPPTPMVDHLVASNPFDDDFGPPSRPGGGGGPGGAPFLPSPGAGGGGGYGGAGRMGGGGMGFMGGPGGGQPGPGRRPPFGPPSNAGPPHHQLSFGGMPGFGGGGGSGGGGGGGGGGFPPGGPSQFNIPPNFSPPMHPGSGFNPMLSPGSMGGPGGGGPPHPRFGMPPQQQHGQGGHPFNSPPLPGGGGPRGPPHGPIPPMGGMGPGQGMNMMGGMGGGPGGNMMGGLPGMPPQGQFPTSQDGPYPGPSPPGPGSEDGKNFGGGGPPSGPQQQLNLNPNGPPPPNNNSAGPPPNSGPSQPGGDFTGHPDMQQSNVSSTPGQPPSVQPQPNPNSSPSGPLNGSGQPQHPPSNNANTPNSNNSAQQQQQQQSTPPNSAPGSVSHNQQNNTPGTAGPMPSAAPNSGQNNMSNNNGSNTPSNNPNPPSNSTSTPNTQSPLPPGPSAPSTGPGSGPGKLGGPGMVFPCGLCMLEVHDDQDAILCEASCQRWFHRDCTGLTEPAYGLLTRESAAVWACDFCIKTKDIQAVFVRQGLGQLVAANES